The Vespula pensylvanica isolate Volc-1 chromosome 5, ASM1446617v1, whole genome shotgun sequence genome includes a window with the following:
- the LOC122629055 gene encoding uncharacterized protein LOC122629055: MSESETKPASPVPNVCTQGCNSLITVQCPTLQVTSRMLRSPSHESVTTDISLFSVSSIASELRGANRLVTFKSYSDVQLAGRGPSPKPDRQIQGNRPADIPEILWFEEENDLIRSCGVLSSALGLRKSFSTSDVSQLPSPDASIPTGLRSAVSALALDTQRNNLLLEHARLDHASRSCSTWVAVGEPVASTSQLPSPHGGAAQEQPQQSSSSHSSAPQPPPAPPPPPIPFTGADLIRSVNKKVRQNYIRRRLLTTYRALERLSQSEFNLDQLEAAASAAQSTPGTTLLVPGTTSALSGTSIIGRKERNHALTVRDVERERGNQLSKYERNMMIFNWLHTLDDTAIVDSVE, from the exons atGTCGGAAAGCGAGACGAAGCCAGCCTCACCGGTGCCAAACGTTTGCACGCAAGGTTGCAACAGTCTTATCACCGTACAATGTCCAACGCTTCAAGTGACATCACGAATGTTACGTTCACCAAGTCACGAAAGTGTCACCACCGATATTTCCCTCTTCAGTGTATCTTCGATAGCAAGTGAATTACGAGGTGCCAACAGGTTGGTCACCTTCAAATCGTACAGCGATGTGCAGCTAGCTGGACGGGGACCCTCGCCGAAACCCGATCGGCAGATTCAGGGTAACAG ACCAGCAGATATTCCGGAAATTCTCTGGTTCGAGGAAGAGAACGATCTGATCCGCAGTTGCGGTGTTCTTTCCTCGGCACTGGGTCTTCGTAAAAGCTTCAGTACGAGCGATGTTTCGCAATTACCAAGCCCAGACGCATCTATACCAACTGGACTTCGTTCAGCCGTCTCAGCTTTGGCACTCGATACTCAAAGAAACAATCTACTTTTGGAACATGCAAGGCTCGATCATGCCTCGAGATCCTGTAGCACGTGGGTCGCTGTAGGTGAGCCCGTCGCGAGTACGTCTCAACTTCCGAGTCCTCACGGTGGTGCAGCGCAAGAACAGCCGCAACAATCTTCGAGCTCTCATTCCTCTGCACCTCAACCACCACCagctccaccaccaccaccgatACCCTTTACTGGTGCCGATCTCATCAGGTCTGTCAATAAGAAGGTTCGACAGAATTATATACGCCGAAG GTTGCTGACAACTTATCGAGCTCTTGAACGACTATCTCAAAGTGAATTCAACTTGGACCAATTGGAGGCAGCAGCAAGTGCAGCACAAAGTACACCAGGTACGACATTGCTCGTACCTGGCACTACTTCAGCACTTTCTGGTACGTCGATAATCGGTCGAAAGGAACGGAATCATGCGTTGACTGTCAGAGACGTCGAAAGGGAACGTGGTAATCAACTGTCCAAGTACGAGAGGAACATGATGATCTTCAACTGGCTTCACACCCTCGATGATACAGCGATCGTCGACAGTGTCGAATAA